The following proteins come from a genomic window of Pseudomonas hygromyciniae:
- a CDS encoding fimbria/pilus periplasmic chaperone: MSRVKNVRFSACLILASLVCSQAMAGVVITGTRLVYPASQKEITVKLNNNGMKPALVQAWVDTGDVQSSPTSSKAPFVLSPPVSRIDPNKGQSLRLMFTGAPLPASKESVFWFNILEIPPKAEGPMEMNVLQMAFRSRIKIFYRPDGLPGSPSDAPQQVQWKVIADGAGYALQAFNPTVYHVSLVELALVAGTQRYEADGGMVGPGESTLFTLPALKSVPGASAQVEFNAINDYGALVPTKQPLKP; this comes from the coding sequence ATGTCTCGCGTGAAGAATGTTCGTTTCAGTGCCTGCTTGATCCTGGCCTCACTGGTCTGCTCCCAGGCCATGGCCGGAGTAGTGATCACAGGGACTCGACTGGTATACCCAGCCAGCCAGAAAGAAATTACCGTCAAGCTCAACAACAACGGAATGAAGCCGGCCCTGGTGCAAGCCTGGGTCGACACTGGGGATGTGCAGTCCAGTCCCACCAGCTCCAAGGCGCCGTTTGTGCTATCGCCGCCCGTCTCCCGTATCGATCCAAACAAAGGCCAGAGCCTGCGCTTGATGTTCACTGGTGCGCCGTTGCCTGCCAGTAAAGAATCAGTGTTCTGGTTCAACATTCTGGAGATCCCACCCAAGGCCGAAGGCCCGATGGAAATGAATGTGCTGCAAATGGCCTTTCGGTCCCGGATCAAGATTTTCTACCGCCCCGACGGCCTTCCAGGTTCGCCCAGCGACGCGCCACAACAGGTGCAATGGAAAGTGATTGCCGACGGTGCGGGTTATGCCTTGCAAGCTTTCAACCCAACGGTCTACCACGTGTCGTTGGTGGAGCTGGCCTTAGTCGCGGGTACCCAGCGTTACGAGGCTGACGGCGGCATGGTCGGTCCGGGCGAAAGCACCCTGTTCACCTTGCCGGCGCTCAAGTCTGTGCCGGGCGCTTCGGCACAGGTCGAGTTCAACGCCATTAACGATTACGGTGCACTGGTGCCGACCAAGCAACCGCTTAAGCCCTGA
- a CDS encoding fimbrial protein, with protein sequence MKVQALTLAALFCATGAQFATAADGTINFAGELLNQTCTISVGGVVSPAVATVTLPTISNSLLDTAGKTEGRTGFDVTLSGCTGTATTAAAFFNSGSTVDPATGNLNNTTGTATLVQLQLIDAVTGNAIQAGNTNQKTNTTRNTLASGGVRMDYAVQYFATGAATPGTVLSSVTYNIDYQ encoded by the coding sequence ATGAAAGTTCAAGCACTCACCCTCGCTGCTCTGTTTTGCGCAACCGGCGCCCAGTTCGCCACTGCGGCTGATGGCACCATCAATTTTGCCGGCGAACTGCTCAACCAGACCTGCACCATCTCCGTTGGCGGTGTGGTCAGCCCAGCTGTCGCCACCGTCACGCTGCCGACCATTTCCAACAGTTTGCTCGACACTGCCGGCAAGACCGAAGGCCGTACGGGCTTCGATGTCACGCTCAGTGGTTGCACCGGTACGGCAACCACCGCAGCCGCATTCTTCAACTCTGGCTCAACTGTTGATCCTGCCACCGGTAACCTGAACAACACGACCGGCACCGCCACACTCGTTCAGTTGCAACTGATCGACGCCGTGACCGGTAACGCCATTCAGGCAGGCAACACCAACCAGAAGACCAACACCACGCGTAACACCCTGGCTTCCGGCGGCGTGCGTATGGACTACGCCGTGCAGTACTTCGCCACCGGCGCAGCCACCCCTGGCACCGTACTCAGTTCTGTGACCTACAACATCGACTACCAGTAA